From Pseudorca crassidens isolate mPseCra1 chromosome 15, mPseCra1.hap1, whole genome shotgun sequence, one genomic window encodes:
- the ZNFX1 gene encoding NFX1-type zinc finger-containing protein 1 isoform X1, translating to MENRRPCPEARPRNPHINHRGPMDGELPPRARNQADNPAASALRGGANQPGRHPRANNHPVPHRQREERFGAVGRNPHQGRRNQEGHANDEPRGQRHGQENDTRQRSGNQEGRNRRPPRSGENFQQWRNPHQKPVEQPQQVKKLGYKFLESLLQKDPSEVVITLATSLGLKELLSHSFMKSNFLELICQVLRKACSSKMDRHSVLHVLGILKNSTFLKVCLPAYVVGMITESIPHVRNQYPEHISNIISLLQDLVSVFPASSVQETSMLISLLPASLNALRASGVDIGEETEKNLEKVQTIIEHLQEKRREGTLRVDTYTLVQPEAEDHVESYRTMPIYPTYNEVHLDERPFLRPNIISGKYDSTAIYLDTHFRLLREDFVRPLREGILELLQSFEDQGLRKRKFDDIRIYFDTRIITPVCSSTGIVYKVQFDTKSLKFVRWQNSKRLLYGSLVCMSKDNFETFLFATVSNREQEDLCRGIVQLCFNEQSQQLLTDVQPSDSFLMVETTAYFEAYRHVLEGLQEVQEEDIPFQRNIVECDSYVKEPRYLLMGGRYDFTPLIKDPSATGESLRNTEGLRHPRVNVLDPSQWPSKETLKLDDSQMEALQFALTRELAIIQGPPGTGKTYVGLKIVQALLTNEAVWQISLQKFPILVVCYTNHALDQFLEGIYKCQKTSIVRVGGRSNSEILKQFTLRELRNKREFRRNLPMHLRRAYMSIVTQMKESEQELHEGAQTLECTMRGVLREQHLEKYISLQHWKSLMNGPVQNSEWVCFQGWKHSMMLEWLGLGVGSFTQSVAPAGPENTAKAEGEEEEEEGEEEGSLIEIAEEAELIQADRMIEEEEVVRPRRRKKEENGAVQELAKVLLAMRLDNYGPGTAAGQEQAAGEWETQRNQKKKMKKKVKVELRKLNTMTEAEANEIQDVWQLDLNSRWQLYRLWLQMYQADTRRKILSYERQYRTSAERMAELRLQEDLHILKDAQVVGMTTTGAAKYRQILQKVEPRIVIVEEAAEVLEAHTIATLSKACQHLILIGDHQQLRPSANVYDLAKNFNLEVSLFERLVKVNIPFVRLNYQHRMCPEIARLLTPHIYQDLENHPSVLKYEKIKGVSSNLFFVEHNFPEQEIQEGKSHQNQHEARFVVELCKYFLCQEYLPSQITILTTYTGQLFCLRKLMPAKTFAGVKVHVVDKYQGEENDIVLLSLVRSNQEGKVGFLQIPNRICVALSRAKKGMYCIGNMQMLAKVPLWSKIIHTLRENNQIGSALRLCCQNHPVIHTSVSKASDFQKVPEGGCSLPCEFRLGCGHVCTRACHPYDSLHKEFQCMKPCQKVICQDGHRCPLVCFQECQPCQVKVPKVILRCGHEQMVPCSMPESDFCCQEPCPKVLKCGHRCSHPCGEDCVRLCSEKVTVKLKCGHSQKVKCGHVEDLRYDLPVKCTTKCGTILDCGHPCPGSCHSCFKGRFHERCQQPCNRLLICSHKCQEPCIGECPPCQRTCQNRCVHSQCKKKCGELCSPCVEPCDWRCQHYQCTKLCSEPCDRPPCYVPCTKLLACGHPCIGLCGEPCPKKCRVCHQEEVTQIFFGFEDEPDARFVQLEDCSHIFEVQALDRYMNEQKDDEVAIKLKVCPICQVPIRKNLRYGTSIKQRLEEIEVVKEKILGSAGEIAVSQEQLKALLERKNLLYQLLPEDFLMLKEKLAQKNLSVKDLGLVENYISFYDHLAGLYDSLKKVHVLEQKQVRTRLDQVHEWLAKKRLSFTSQELDDLQSEIQRLTYLVNLLTRCKIAEGKVRGRVAEEVSRVRKILEGTCKFTREDEQLVQRKMEALKATLPCSGLGISEEERAQIVKAIGYPRGHWFKCPNGHIYVISDCGGAMQRGTCPDCKEVIGGVNHTLERSNQLASEMDGAQHPAWSDTANNLLNFEEIQRMM from the exons ATGGAGAACCGAAGACCTTGTCCGGAGGCCCGGCCCAGGAATCCTCATATTAACCACAGAG GGCCTATGGATGGAGAATTACCACCAAGAGCTAGAAATCAGGCCGATAATCCAGCGGCCAGTGCTCTCAGAGGAGGAGCCAACCAGCCCGGAAGGCATCCTAGGGCCAACAACCATCCTGTTCCTCATCGGCAAAGAGAAGAGAGGTTTGGGGCAGTGGGCAGGAACCCACATCAGGGAAGGAGAAACCAGGAGGGGCATGCCAATGATGAACCTAGAGGCCAAAGACATGGTCAGGAAAATGACACCAGGCAGAGAAGTGGCAACCAGGAGGGAAGGAACCGCAGACCACCACGATCCGGTGAAAACTTTCAGCAGTGGCGGAACCCCCACCAAAAGCCTGTAGAACAGCCACAGCAGGTGAAGAAACTGGGCTACAAGTTCCTAGAAAGTCTTCTGCAGAAAGATCCCTCTGAGGTGGTCATCACACTTGCCACAAGTTTAGGACTGAAGGAGCTCTTGTCTCATTCTTTTATGAAGTCCAACTTCCTTGAGCTCATCTGCCAAGTTCTTCGGAAGGCTTGCAGTTCCAAAATGGACCGCCACAGCGTTCTCCATGTTCTGGGCATATTGAAGAATTCCACATTCCTCAAAGTCTGCTTGCCGGCTTATGTGGTAGGGATGATCACTGAATCCATCCCCCATGTTCGAAACCAGTATCCAGAACACATTAGCAACATCATCTCCCTCCTCCAGGACCTTGTAAGTGTCTTCCCTGCCAGCTCTGTGCAGGAAACTTCCATGCTCATTTCTCTCCTGCCAGCTTCTCTTAATGCTTTGAGAGCCTCTGGTGTTGACataggagaagagacagagaagaaccTGGAAAAGGTCCAGACCATCATCGAACATCTGCAGGAAAAGAGACGAGAGGGCACTTTAAGAGTGGACACCTACACTCTCGTGCAGCCTGAGGCAGAAGACCATGTTGAGAGCTACCGGACCATGCCCATTTACCCCACTTACAATGAAGTGCACTTGGATGAGAGGCCATTCCTTCGCCCCAACATCATTTCTGGAAAATACGACAGCACTGCTATCTATCTGGATACCCACTTCCGACTCCTGCGAGAGGATTTTGTCAGACCCCTGCGGGAGGGCATTTTGGAACTTCTCCAAAGCTTTGAAGACCAAGGCCTGAGGAAGAGAAAGTTTGATGACATCCGAATCTACTTTGATACCAGGATCATCACCCCCGTGTGTTCGTCAACAGGCATTGTCTACAAGGTGCAATTTGACACAAAATCACTGAAGTTTGTTCGCTGGCAGAACTCCAAGCGATTGCTCTATGGGTCCTTGGTGTGCATGTCCAAGGACAACTTTGAGACATTTCTTTTTGCCACCGTGTCTAATCGGGAGCAGGAAGATCTCTGCCGAGGAATTGTCCAGCTCTGCTTCAATGAGCAGAGCCAACAGCTGCTAACAGATGTCCAGCCCTCTGACTCTTTCCTCATGGTGGAGACAACTGCATACTTTGAGGCCTATAGGCACGTCCTGGAAGGACTCCAGGAAGTCCAAGAGGAAGACATCCCCTTCCAGAGGAACATCGTGGAATGTGACTCTTATGTGAAGGAGCCAAGGTACTTGCTAATGGGGGGCAGATATGATTTCACTCCCTTAATAAAGGATCCCTCTGCCACTGGGGAATCTCTGAGGAATACTGAGGGCTTGAGACATCCCAGAGTTAATGTCTTAGACCCCAGCCAGTGGCCCTCAAAAGAAACCCTGAAGCTGGATGACTCCCAGATGGAAGCCTTGCAGTTTGCTCTCACAAGAGAACTGGCTATTATTCAAGGACCTCCTGGAACAG gCAAAACCTATGTGGGTCTAAAAATTGTTCAGGCCCTTCTAACCAACGAGGCTGTTTGGCAAATTAGCCTCCAGAAGTTCCCCATCTTGGTTGTGTGTTATACTAATCATGCTTTGGACCAGTTTCTGGAAG GCATCTATAAGTGTCAAAAGACCAGCATTGTGCGGGTAGGTGGAAGGAGCAACAGTGAAATCCTGAAGCAGTTCACCCTGAGGGAGCTGAGGAACAAGCGGGAATTCCGCCGCAACCTCCCCATGCACCTCCGAAGGGCCTACATGAGT ATCGTGACACAAATGAAAGAGTCAGAGCAAGAGCTGCATGAAGGGGCCCAGACCCTGGAGTGCACCATGCGTGGCGTACTACGGGAACAGCATCTGGAGAAGTACATCTCCCTCCAACACTGGAAAAGCCTGATGAATGGACCAGTACAG AATAGCGAATGGGTTTGCTTCCAGGGCTGGAAGCATTCCATGATGCTGGAGTGGCTGGGTCTAGGTGTTGGTTCTTTCACCCAAAGTGTTGCTCCAGCAGGACCTGAAAATACAG CCAAggcagaaggggaggaggaggaggaagaaggggaagaggagggttCGCTGATTGAGATCGCAGAGGAGGCTGAACTGATTCAAGCAGACCGGATGATTGAGGAGGAAGAGGTGGTGAGGCCCCGGCGacggaagaaggaagagaatgggGCAGTACAGGAGTTGGCTAAAGTGCTTCTGGCCATGAGGCTAGACAACTATGGCCCCGGGACAGCAGCCGGGCAGGAGCAGGCTGCAGGAGAGTGGGAG ACCCAGcgcaaccagaaaaagaaaatgaaaaagaaggtgaAGGTTGAACTTCGCAAGCTGAACACCATGACTGAGGCCGAGGCCAATGAAATCCAGGATGTTTGGCAGCTGGACCTGAATTCTCGCTGGCAGCTTTATAG GCTGTGGCTACAGATGTACCAGGCTGACACCCGCCGAAAGATCCTCAGCTATGAACGTCAGTACCGCACATCAGCAGAgagaatggcagagctgagactccAGGAAGACCTGCACATCCTGAAAGATGCCCAAGTTGTAGGAATGACAACAACAG GTGCTGCCAAATATCGCCAGATCCTGCAGAAGGTGGAGCCTCGGATCGTCATCGTGGAAGAGGCTGCTGAAGTCCTTGAGGCCCACACCATTGCCACCCTGAGCAAAGCTTGCCAGCACCTCATTCTGATTGGGGACCACCAGCAG CTGCGCCCCAGTGCCAATGTGTATGATCTGGCCAAGAATTTCAACCTTGAGGTGTCCCTCTTTGAACGGTTGGTGAAAGTAAACATTCCCTTTGTCCGTTTGAACTACCAG CACCGCATGTGCCCTGAAATTGCCCGGCTTTTGACACCCCACATTTACCAGGATCTGGAAAACCATCCCTCTGTTCTCAAATACGAGAAGATTAAG ggGGTCTCTTCCAACCTTTTCTTTGTAGAACACAACTTTCCTGAACAGGAAATCCAAGAAGGCAAAAGCCACCAGAACCAGCATGAGGCTCGCTTTGTGGTGGAGCTGTGCAAGTACTTCCTGTGTCAGGAGTACCTGCCCTCCCAGATCACCATCCTCACCACCTATACCGGGCAGCTCTTCTGCCTGCGCAAACTCATGCCTGCCAAGACATTTGCTGGTGTCAAGGTCCATGTGGTGGACAAATACCAAGGGGAGGAGAATGATATCGTCCTCCTCTCACTAGTGCGCAGCAACCAGGAAGGCAAGgtgggttttctccagatacCCAACCGCATCTGCGTGGCCTTGTCCCGTGCCAAGAAGGGAATGTATTGCATTGGAAACATGCAGATGCTGGCCAAGGTGCCCTTGTGGAGCAAGATCATCCATACCCTTCGAGAGAACAATCAGATAGGCTCTGCCCTCCGGCTGTGCTGCCAGAACCACCCTGTTATCCACACTTCAGTATCCAAAGCTTCTGACTTCCAAAAAGTGCCCGAAGGAGGCTGCAGCCTACCCTGTGAGTTCCGGCTGGGCTGTGGGCACGTCTGCACCCGTGCCTGCCACCCCTATGACTCCTTGCACAAGGAGTTCCAGTGCATGAAGCCATGCCAGAAGGTGATCTGCCAAGACGGGCACCGGTGCCCCCTTGTTTGCTTCCAGGAGTGTCAGCCTTGTCAGGTGAAGGTGCCCAAAGTCATTCTCCGGTGCGGCCATGAACAAATGGTCCCTTGTTCCATGCCTGAGTCAGATTTCTGCTGCCAAGAGCCTTGCCCCAAGGTCCTGAAATGTGGGCACAGGTGCAGCCACCCATGTGGTGAAGACTGTGTGCGGTTGTGTTCAGAAAAGGTCACCGTGAAACTCAAGTGTGGGCACAGCCAAAAGGTGAAGTGTGGCCATGTGGAGGACCTCAGGTATGACCTGCCAGTCAAATGCACCACCAAGTGTGGCACCATCTTGGACTGTGggcatccatgtcctggctcctGCCACAGCTGCTTCAAAGGGCGCTTCCACGAGCGCTGTCAACAGCCCTGCAATCGCCTGCTCATCTGTTCACACAAGTGCCAGGAGCCGTGCATTGGTGAGTGCCCGCCCTGCCAGCGGACCTGTCAGAACCGCTGCGTCCACAGCCAGTGCAAGAAAAAGTGTGGGGAACTGTGCAGTCCCTGTGTGGAACCCTGTGACTGGCGCTGCCAGCACTACCAGTGCACCAAACTCTGCTCTGAGCCCTGTGACCGACCCCCCTGCTACGTGCCTTGTACTAAGCTGCTGGCTTGCGGCCACCCCTGCATTGGTTTGTGTGGGGAACCATGCCCCAAGAAGTGCCGTGTCTGCCACCAGGAAGAAGTCACCCAGATCTTCTTTGGCTTTGAGGATGAGCCAGATGCCCGCTTTGTACAGCTGGAAGACTGCAGCCACATCTTTGAGGTGCAAGCCCTGGACCGCTACATGAACGAGCAGAAGGATGACGAAGTTGCCATCAAGTTGAAGGTCTGCCCTATCTGCCAGGTGCCCATCCGCAAAAATCTGAGGTATGGAACCAGCATCAAACAGCGGCTGGAAGAGATTGAAGTTGTCAAGGAAAAGATCTTGGGCTCAGCAGGGGAAATTGCAGTCAGCCAGGAACAACTTAAGGCCCTACTGGAGAGGAAGAATCTCCTCTACCAGCTGCTCCCTGAAGACTTCCTGATGTTGAAAGAGAAGCTGGCCCAGAAAAATCTGTCAGTGAAGGACCTGGGCCTTGTTGAGAATTATATCAGTTTCTATGACCACCTGGCTGGCCTATATGATTCCCTGAAAAAAGTGCATGTCTTAGAACAGAAGCAGGTGAGGACTCGACTAGACCAGGTCCATGAGTGGCTGGCCAAGAAGCGTTTGAGCTTCACCAGCCAGGAATTGGATGACCTCCAAAGTGAAATCCAGAGGCTCACATACCTGGTGAACCTGCTGACCCGCTGCAAGATAGCCGAGGGGAAGGTGAGAGGCCGCGTAGCAGAAGAGGTCTCCAGAGTCCGGAAGATCCTCGAGGGGACGTGTAAGTTCACCCGGGAGGATGAACAGCTTGTGCAGAGAAAGATGGAGGCTCTGAAAGCCACGCTTCCCTGTTCTGGCCTGGGCATCTCAGAGGAAGAACGAGCGCAGATCGTCAAAGCCATAGGTTACCCTCGTGGCCACTGGTTCAAGTGCCCCAATGGCCACATCTATGTGATTAGTGATTGTGGGGGAGCCATGCAGAGGGGCACGTGTCCTGACTGTAAGGAGGTGATTGGGGGCGTGAACCATACTCTGGAAAGAAGCAATCAGCTTGCTTCCGAGATGGATGGGGCCCAGCACCCTGCCTGGTCTGACACGGCCAACAACCTGCTGAACTTTGAGGAGATCCAGAGGATGATGTAG